The window CACTGGCCATCGACCCTGACACCGTTGCCGCATTCGGCACCGGCTGCGGCGAGTGGTTCAATGCAGGGAACGATGCCAATGCCGACGATTACCATCTGTGCGGGCAGCACAGTTCCGTCGTCGAGCCGCACGCCGCTGACCTGACCCACGCCGGCGAGGCTATCGACCTGCTGGCCTACCCTAAGATCGACCCCGTGGGCACGGTGATCGGCTTGATAAAAAGCCGAGAGGTCTTCGCCTGCCACGCGTGCCAGCACCCGCGGCAGAGCTTCCAGCAGGGTCACCTGCTTGCCCAGCTTGGCCAGCACGGCCGCCGCCTCCAGACCGATATAGCCGCCACCGATGATCACAACGTTCGCAACCGAGCCAAGATCGGACATGATCGCGTCGACGTCCTCACGATCGCGCACCGCGTGAACACCGGCCAAGTCGCCGCCTGGAACCGGAAGCGCGCGCGGGTCGCCGCCAGTGGCCCAGATCAACCGACCGTAGCCGATCGTCTCGCCATCAGCGCAAGTGACCGTGTGTGCCTGGGCATCGAGCGCTGTCACGGTCCGCCCGAGCAGCAGGTCAACCTGCTTTTCCTGCCAGTATTGCGCGGGGCGGATGTAGAGCCGCTCGAACGGGCGCTCTTGGGCGAGGTATTCCTTGGAAAGAGGCGGTCGCTCGTAAGGCATCTCGGTTTCGCGGCCGACGATGGCCACGGTTCCCTGAAAACCGACGCCGCGCAACGCGATCGCCGCCTGGGCGCCGCCATGACCGCCGCCAACAATGACGACATCATAAATCTGGTCGCTTGCCATCAGTCCTTCCTCAGTTGAAAGCGCTGGATCTTGCCCGTCGCCGTCTTGGGCAGCTCATCAACGAATGTGATCCAGCGCGGATATTTGTAGGGCGCCAGATGGTCCTTGACATGTACCTTGAGCCGTTCGGCCAAGTCTTCGTCTGCTACGACGTCATTGTGAACGACAACGTAGGCATGCGGCTTGACCAATGCGTCGGCGTCTTCGGCGCCGACCACGGCGGCCTCGAGAACCTCGGGATGGCTGGCGAGTGCTTCTTCGACCTCGATCGGCGAGACGTAGATTCCACCAACCTTGAGCATATCGTCGGCGCGGCCGGCATAAGTAAGCCAGCCATCCTCATCCATGACGTACTTGTCTCCGCTGATCGTCCATTCTCCCTGGAAGGAGACAATTGATTTTTCCCGGTTGCGCCAATAGCCGATCGCCGTTGTTGGGCCGCAAATCTGGAGGTTGCCGATTTCACCGGGGGCGGCTTCTTCTCCATAATCGTCGATCAGGCGCACCTTGTATCCATCGACAACCCGCCCTGTGCAGCCAAATCGGACCTCGCCCGGGCGCTGCGAGACAAAGATGTGCAGCATTTCGGTCGAGCCCAGGCCGTCGAGCACGTCCGCATTAAACCGGGCCCGAAACGCGCGCGCAATGTGGGCGGGCAACGCTTCGCCTGCGGACGTCGCCATGCGCAACGCCGGAGCATCGTCATGAGACGGACAGGAAGGATGAGCGAGCCAACCGGCCAGGAAGGTCGGCACGCCCCCAAGGACTGTCACCTTATGTTCGCGAACAAGCTGGCTGATCGGTTCTGGTGTCGCGCGGCCGTTGTAAAGCACAACCGTTGCGCCGGCGGCATAGGGAAAGGTCAGCGCGTTGCCGAGGCCATAGGCAAAAAACTGCTTGGCGATCGACAGAACAACATCGTCTTCGCGGTAACCTGCCGTGCCCAAACCATAGAGATTGGCGGTCAAACGCATCGAGGCATGGATATGCATCGCGCCTTTCGGGCGGCCTGTGGAGCCCGAGGTGTAGAGCCAGAAGGCCACATCATCCCGGTGCGTCTTCGCATGTTCCGCCGCTGGTTCTGCGCTATGCAACAGCGCCTCCAGATTCAGCCAGGAATTGCCTTCACTCGAGACAAACCGGACGTGCGGCTCGGACGCCGCAATATCGCGCCACTTGTCTGCTAATTCTTCCGAAACGAAGACTGCAACAGCCCCGCTGTTGTGGAGTATCCAGCCGTAGTCATCTTCGGTCAGAAGGGTGTTTAGTGCGACGGGAACGACGCCAGCGCGGATGGCGCCCAGAAATACGGTCGGGAAATCACGCGTATCGGTCAGACAGACGAGAACGCGCTGATCGCGCCGGACGCCAAGCGTCGTGAAGACCCCCGCCATAAGCGCAACACGATCGGCGAGATCGGCATAGGTGCACGTGCCGCGATGATCGATGATTGCAGTCTTGTCCGGATGCTTGACAACATTTGACGCGAGCAGATCCTCGGCGGCGTTGAACTCCTCCGGCAAATCAGCGATCGTGCGCGCCTGTTCAGTTTTCATCGGTCCTTTCTCCCCGACGCGCCTGGCTCTTGGTCCAGATCGCGCCGGCATATTTCCTCAGGCTGCGCGGACGTAGTCGAAGTCAAACGTCATGTTGTTGATCCCGCGATCGGGCGGACTGGTCCAGTTGGCGCATTGGCCCGGCTCGGTTACCCCGACCATCAGCGACTTGACGTAGCCGCGGTCACCTTCGCTCGGCAGGGCAGCGGCAACGACGTCAGGCGAACAGGATTTGCCCACTGGGTCGAAGGTCATTCCGGCCCAGACCCCGACGCTGCGATTGAAGCGTTCCGAAGGCAGCGTAAGCTCATAGTTGAAGCCGGCCTTGGCGATCGTGCGGTTCCAACGGGTGAGGCCAATACCACAATCGCGCACGTAGGCATTGCGGGTGATCAGATTCATCGCATTGCGCGTCACGATTTCCTGCAAACCTTCGGGGCTATCGACCGACTCGTAGGTGTCAGCGCAATCGTGGTCATCGTAGGTCGCTTCGTCGGGCCGGCCCTTCAGTCCGTTGGCGAAATAGGTCGCCGCGTTCGAGCTGATTTCGGAACCGAACAGGTCAAGCGCCGAGGAATACCAGAAGTTGATGTAGCGCTGGAGCAACGGCAGATCGATCACGCCAGCCTTGCGCAGCGCAACCGGATCGTCGCTTCCGAGCTTGACCATTTCCTCGAGCGTGCGCTTGATGACACGCGCAATGCCGGTCTCGCCGACGAACATGTGGTGCGCTTCCTCGGTCAGCATGAAGCTGCACGTCCGTGCCAGCGGGTCGAAACCGCTCTCGGCGAGCGACTTAAGCTGGTACTTGCCGTCACGGTCCGTGAAGTAGGTGAACATGTAAAAGGAAAGCCAGTCGTCAATCGGCTCGTTGAAAGTGCCAAGAATCCGGGGGTGATCGACGTCGCCCGAATGACGGAACAGCATTTCTTCGGCTTCCTCACGCCCGTCGCGGCCAAAATAGGCGTGGAGCAGGTAGACCATCGCCCACAGGTGACGGCCTTCCTCGACGTTGACCTGGAACAGGTTGCGCATGTCGTAGAGCGAGGGTGCAGTGAGCGCGAGCAGGCGTTGCTGCTCGACCGAGGCCGGTTCGGTATCGCCTTGGGTGACGATCAGGCGGCGCAGCACCGAACGGTACTCGCCCGGAACCTGCTGCCATGCGGGCTGGCCCTTGAAGTCGCCGAAGCCAATTGTGCGATCCTGCTGCCTGTCGGCTAGGAAGATGCCCCAACGGTAGTCCGGCATCTTCACATGGCCGAAAGTCGCCCAGCCCTTGGCATCAACCGAGGTCGCTGTACGCAGGTAAACTTCGTGGCCTTGGTAGGTCGTGGGTCCCAGTTCCTTCCACCAGTCGAGGAAGGCTGGTTGCCAGTGTTCTAGCGCGCGCTGGAGCGCACGGTCGTTCGACAGGTCAACGTTGTTCGGAATCTTGGTCTGGTAATCGATCGCCATGATATTTCTCCTGGGCCACCGTCTTTTCGGGGCTTTCTGTAAGATGGTGCTCCTGCCGCCCAAGAGAGGATTGGGCGGCGGAGAGTTTCTTAGACGCGCTTCTTGTCGAACTCGGCGC of the Aquisediminimonas profunda genome contains:
- a CDS encoding NAD(P)/FAD-dependent oxidoreductase; the encoded protein is MASDQIYDVVIVGGGHGGAQAAIALRGVGFQGTVAIVGRETEMPYERPPLSKEYLAQERPFERLYIRPAQYWQEKQVDLLLGRTVTALDAQAHTVTCADGETIGYGRLIWATGGDPRALPVPGGDLAGVHAVRDREDVDAIMSDLGSVANVVIIGGGYIGLEAAAVLAKLGKQVTLLEALPRVLARVAGEDLSAFYQADHRAHGVDLRVGQQVDSLAGVGQVSGVRLDDGTVLPAQMVIVGIGIVPCIEPLAAAGAECGNGVRVDGQCRTSLPDIFAIGDCAAHANAFADGQVIRLESVQNANDMAMIVAKTICGDQAQYAATPWFWSNQYDLKLQTVGLSARHAKAVTRGDPVTRKFSVVYLDPENRVIALDCVNNARDFSHGRRLVELRVGVDPTEIADVSRQLKEWIPIPASAT
- the boxB gene encoding benzoyl-CoA 2,3-epoxidase subunit BoxB, with the protein product MAIDYQTKIPNNVDLSNDRALQRALEHWQPAFLDWWKELGPTTYQGHEVYLRTATSVDAKGWATFGHVKMPDYRWGIFLADRQQDRTIGFGDFKGQPAWQQVPGEYRSVLRRLIVTQGDTEPASVEQQRLLALTAPSLYDMRNLFQVNVEEGRHLWAMVYLLHAYFGRDGREEAEEMLFRHSGDVDHPRILGTFNEPIDDWLSFYMFTYFTDRDGKYQLKSLAESGFDPLARTCSFMLTEEAHHMFVGETGIARVIKRTLEEMVKLGSDDPVALRKAGVIDLPLLQRYINFWYSSALDLFGSEISSNAATYFANGLKGRPDEATYDDHDCADTYESVDSPEGLQEIVTRNAMNLITRNAYVRDCGIGLTRWNRTIAKAGFNYELTLPSERFNRSVGVWAGMTFDPVGKSCSPDVVAAALPSEGDRGYVKSLMVGVTEPGQCANWTSPPDRGINNMTFDFDYVRAA
- a CDS encoding benzoate-CoA ligase family protein; protein product: MKTEQARTIADLPEEFNAAEDLLASNVVKHPDKTAIIDHRGTCTYADLADRVALMAGVFTTLGVRRDQRVLVCLTDTRDFPTVFLGAIRAGVVPVALNTLLTEDDYGWILHNSGAVAVFVSEELADKWRDIAASEPHVRFVSSEGNSWLNLEALLHSAEPAAEHAKTHRDDVAFWLYTSGSTGRPKGAMHIHASMRLTANLYGLGTAGYREDDVVLSIAKQFFAYGLGNALTFPYAAGATVVLYNGRATPEPISQLVREHKVTVLGGVPTFLAGWLAHPSCPSHDDAPALRMATSAGEALPAHIARAFRARFNADVLDGLGSTEMLHIFVSQRPGEVRFGCTGRVVDGYKVRLIDDYGEEAAPGEIGNLQICGPTTAIGYWRNREKSIVSFQGEWTISGDKYVMDEDGWLTYAGRADDMLKVGGIYVSPIEVEEALASHPEVLEAAVVGAEDADALVKPHAYVVVHNDVVADEDLAERLKVHVKDHLAPYKYPRWITFVDELPKTATGKIQRFQLRKD